The sequence below is a genomic window from Gadus morhua chromosome 12, gadMor3.0, whole genome shotgun sequence.
AAAGACAAAGTGTCCTGGCTCAAGATAGTCCACAGGTAAATATGTAGCATTTAACTTAAATGTGCAAGTGAAACAAAGAGCACATGGAATACGTTGTTGTAAAACAAATATCTAAAACAACACCAAGCCTCATCTAATCTCAATTAAAGTTTAAATTGGCTTGTTTGTTCACTGTAAGTCTCATCAGAAAGCCCAACGCCGGGCCTTTTTGTTAGCAAATTCGCTGATGAGGTCTTTGAAGTGCAATTGTCGGCTTAGCTGACTTTCAATTGAAAGTCTAGCAAGGTGGATCTGAGATAGTTCTTAACTAGTTTCAGTTTACTGAACGCCCTTTCTCCACCTGCATCAGTCACAGGTAATGTACAGAAGATTCGGATGGCAACACATACTTCACCAAAAGCTCTGAAGCTGAAATTTATGAATGGAATTCAGCAGTTCAAGGGGAGAGTGGCAGTCTGAAAATGTGGCACTATAAACAGACCTCAAATGTTGCAAAATTAGCACTAAGatcctgtttgtgtttgcttgttaaTGAATGGCAAACTGAGTGAATCTGATCATCTTTTAAAGCCTTGATTTTCAGTATTGCAGCAAATTCCACACAGATATTTGCAATGGATTGAAAGCGGGTGTCCAAGGCACAGATGATGTTATCTAAAGCCACATAGAACACACTGTTGTGAAACAGATTGgattctttccttctttcctctgACCCTCATCTGCAAAACGTTTTCTCTTTCGCTTGTGGCTAACTGGAAATCCAGTGGGAACATCCATAGCTTCTGCTATAAGGGAAGCCTCTGCAAGGAAGTCATCCCATGAGTTGCGAAAGAGCTGCATTCCTTCCTTCAATGCCTCTATATTGGCTGCTTCTACATCTAGTGTAATTTTTCCTGACTGCAGAATTATGTTTCTGTCTTCAATGGACTGCAGTATTTTTTTCGAGACTGTCAGGGGAAGAATGGCTTTAAAAGATGTTAAATAACTCCTGAGACCAGTGACCTCTGATTTGACTTCATTAGTCAAGCTGCACCTAGCAAAGATGCTATCCAGGGCCTCTAGGAGAGATGGTAAGTGATTTGCAACTGGTTTAACAGCCCCTATGCGGGCACTCCAATGGGTATCAGACATGCGGTGAAGGGAGCACTGGAGCAGCCAGTCTTCTCTTTGAGAATGGCCCATCTCTCTGGGCTGGCACTGAAGATATTGTACAAGCGATTCAAACACCCGAAAAATGTTGCAACATCGGTACATGACTCTGCAGCATGTACTCCAACAAGATAGAGGGCCCGATTttacggtctgaaacgcaagtgagaagtgccaagcgcaagtagctttgtgggcggttctgcgacgatgtcgctagtttacctgcgctaaaaatgactcttgcgcccggcgcatatctataagggttggtctgaagtagcccaATTagtaattacccgtaggtgtgttttgggcgtaacgtgcaataaataATCAGAGTGCCTTCGCCGCATCTGATGAGCAAGCAGAGGGGAAAAAATGGTTACCATGCATGACCAGCtgtgaaatgtcccctgttgtcagcgattacatagccaacgtgatctagcccgatcattaacttagattgggtcagttgtgctccttttttctgtggaataatgcggcccagcctgacccagactctacctccaacGGCCCCaaggtaagttgagtttgagaccccttcAGGTTCAGAACTTTATTATTTAGCTCACACTGCCATCTATTGGCTAAGACATGcaacagcatagtaactaagaaaataaaattcacagAATCCTGGACAGGACATAAGAAAAATCATGGATaatattagggatgcaccgatatgaAAATTCtgaccgataccgatatccgaTATTAAAATTGCTGTTACGGCCGATAAACGATATTTACCGATATCGATATTGGTATGAAAACCAGTTTCTATGATGATTTTGTATACTGGAGAACATGTAAACACTGTGAATATGAAaaagttatttctttctttatttaccaaaacttcgaaatacattgtttcttcaacaagttacagggcatccataacaaacacaagttactaacagtgttaGTTTTAGGCTACTTTTACAACTTGCATCTATGAAAAAGTTTTGATCATAAATCACAATAACGATCACAAATCAAAATATCTTGACAAGTTTTTATAACTTAAATCAAATTTGCCAATATTCATGGAAACCAGACACTTGTTTAATAAATGACAAAAAGGGTTTCAAGTTTAACTCAATTTCAACTCAAATCTGTGAAATAGGCTAAATCAAATATATCAAgggaggttggttgtagtcttttcactcggttctagccctactgttgatccggagaaccgagcgaaaagactacaaccaaatataaacatatccgcttccggttccggtttccaTGGATTTCCGggattacggaacgccaaataaaacacaacagaaactgtatttcgctacgataatgtatataatgattTGACACGGCATCCTCCGCACATTACTTCGGCTTTGCAGGTACTGCATATTGCAATTCGAGTACCTTCATTTGAGACCgtaaaaaacatccaaaccgccgacattgattattttcagttaaaggcccactatgcaacttttttagccaaaattacattaagtatgcaggttgagagttatgctgatggttctgcatccatttctgggttgattggtgggtgtgtcatttacccatgtcgcctctccagtgaaaaagcgcatatgcaacttgatctgttcggaccgacacaatccggatgtgacgcagcggaagtatcctcgaaaatgtagtcagattgtagtttcgaaaatgctttacggcacagacacacacccaaacatggcaccggctagatataaacagccagttgcgaggcaattgttgtccgaggtaggaaacccaaacgccgccgtgtttgggtgcatgatagagtttagatcgggttagattaaataatctcggatataaataacgatctcatctcatcgtcatccgtttatccggggtcgggtcgcggggggagcagctcaagcagggggctccagacttccctttcccgggccacattgaccagctctgacggggggatcccgaggcgttcccaggccagtgttgagatataatctctccacctagtcctgggtcttccccgaggtctcctccccaatggacgtgcctgaaacacctccaaagggaggcgcccagtaggcatccttgccagatgcccgaaccacctcagctgactcctttctaagtaaaggagcagcggctctaatccgagttcctcacggattactgagcttctcaccctatcccgagacgccagccacccttctgagaaaactcatctcggccgcttttacccgcgatctcgtcctttcggtcatcacccaaccctcatgaccataggtgaggataggaacgaagatcgaccggtagatcgagagctttgccttgcggctcagctctcttttcgtaacaacggtgcggtaaagcgaacgcaataccgcccccgctgctctgattctccggccaatctcacgctccatagtaccctcactcgcgaacaagaccccgaggtacttgaactccttcacttgggctaaggactcataaataacgataatcgggttaaataacttcacatggtgtgtctggtgtgtttccagcattcgtagtgttgatcagcagagaaatagtccgccaagacgttgaggttgcttagcagccagagactctgtccatgcaagtgaacggagcgttcactcttcgtcataactatcaaaccaaacatccttcacattcaccgagcgaacattctgaaagtaaaatgcacatttctcgctaaaaatgtttccataaacgcatttaatggcgtaactatgttactatttccacccagaaaaaagaaagatgtcggccgtatgattctgtgcaagggtcactactggtcactacagtaacgaattgctttacggcacagacccacaaacacggaaccggctcgatataaacacaagtaactaatggattgttatattcatcatagatcagccgactaaaaagagacagagaaacccaatgtcggaggaacagaagaagagaaaagggagacagaccgacagagaggccagacacgagtaaacgttgggcaagcttttcaggaattgcgtgaactgaaagaaaaagaagactgcaaatcagacgccgactcggccgtgttgcttttgaaattgaaagtacccttgggtgaactttgtctgcgtaatattcttgattctgatagtctctgtacacatgtgttttctcaaccatttttttgagccctgtaaaaattgttttctcgaccgttttgttgtgagccctccctgtttgtttctagcttgcttggttgcaaccatataaacacctttgtttccatgggtgttttgctgttcgtctgtctcgtcccccagatacagactgaatccccgaatcgaggttcttgtttatttcgattattatgttggccaaacctcttacactgattgttctgttcaacctaagataaaataattataacctagggtataaattctccccgtcaactataaaaaattatggatttatgtttattgcaatgcaaatacaccattttaaaaatgtataaccttgcctacactttatgaacatctatttcggacatggctccgcgcattcgccggcttctttgaaaacaaatgcacatggctcgcgtagaagagcatggggaagggacgtcaacgagttgttacgacagtgttgtgaaatatctactacgaagctttagggggcgctgtgtagagaaatgtgcgtgccaaaaccaagaaaacagcgaagacatgcccgaagttgcatagtgggcctttaaggtgACAAACACTCCTGTACTGCCTCTCCGTGCGTCTCTGGCTGCGTCACTGACAatgtcacatgaccaaacaagctgcgcatgggcaaaaaacacacacaacggcaaCTAGACTAGGAAATAAATATAGGCTGTTAATATCGGACCAGTTTTACTTATCGGGCCGATGCCGATATGTTAAAAAATTACTAACATCGGCCGATAACGATATCACTGCTGATATATCGTGCATCCCtagataatataataataataataataataataataataataataataataatataataatacatttacaacAGTGTTGTCTATAACTTAGATAAAAAGGTTAagttatatgtatttattctttAGGAGCTACAGTCTAGCCAAAATATGTTTAATCCTTTCCTCTGGGATAAAATACTCATTGGCATTATGAGTTTAACTGAGGTTAAACTGTTACAAAAGGTCTGAGCTTTTCTGACAATAAACCAACAGACTGTTAAAAAAAATCTACAATGTGTTCAttgatagataaatacatatatatacccCCCACCAGAATAAATGTAGGATCTCCACCAGGTCACCCTATAATGCAGCAGAAAGCAGGAAATCACATCTACGATAttcaaaatccccccccccccacacacacacctttatatacttcatatatacccctgtggcttcctgggggctgagcccccccaaaagtcagaacctagaatcgcccctgtgCTCGCCTCCTCTTTGCAATGGAATTTGTTTAAGATATAAAACCATTTAATTGAACATACACAGactaaaacagatattttcgtttttaaataaatatttggaaaCGAAAATTCGTGTTTCCCGCAGCGTGCCTCTCTGGTATTGAGCGGGTCTGCAGGATCGCACTCTGCACAAAAGTCGGTTAAAAAGTCTCGGTCACGCCTGACTCCGTAATCAACGCTTTCCAAGCATCGGTGGTGATGGCAACTTTCTCCGCCAAGAACAGGATCTCACGGATGGGGGCTGCTGCTTCTCTGTACATTTTCTCCACGCCGCACAGTCATAGTTTGGCGAAATGGCACTGTGTAATCCGCCTCTGCCATGTTTAAAATAGCATGCATATGCATCAGTTGTATTCCCAATTGAATTTACAGAGCAATCCCTGCAAAGTATTTAGGTTAACTATATAAGTGACtatattagtgtgtgtctgacaggggggggggggggggggactataTTAGTGTGTCATCGTCCTTCGTCCTCCATCACGAAGGACGATGACATCGTCCATCGGCACAACCCTAGTAGgcagtgtattttttttttgttccattaCCTCTGACCCCCGTACTAAGTCGCCGGATCCAACCCCCCTCTGAGTTCCGGGACCTACACCTTTACAAATGAAGCACTGatcatatcacatactttactattgattgaaacgttgtgtactggttagtgctgtcagttaaacgcgttattaacggcgttaacgcaaaccaattttaacggcgttaatttttttatcgcgcgattaacgcaattctttttttctttggctcaaaacaaagaagcagtagcctgactgctatgttcaaggcagtatgtttttatgttcatcgtttaattgcactataggcattttttttggatcgtcctgttttgatcagtatatgccaatgttgttatcaataaaaaaacatttgcacaaggcaagccgatgcacttctccatgttgataagagcattaaattGAGAACAatttatgggacaaagaaatcaagggatatttagcatagaaaaaaaaaaattaattattttaattgcttgacagcactagtactggtaaaccagctctagataagggcaagtgTAGCCTTCCAAACAGTGGCAATacaatgtgcttctcataaataaaagcaaaaggatagtaggtgataggctacaaggaaataaaggcgttTGAACTTCAAGCTGATCCTACtaagtagttctgttttgttctGACTGGTTTTTATCAGATAAATAAACCCTGCTGTGAATAACTTTTAGATTCCGAACGCAGTGCAAATGAATGGACGCTGTCGGGAACACGCCTAAGCAAGAGCGTCATCACTAGTCACGTCTCCATCTAAAGGTgaagcgaatctttagaaagtttgtACAACATAAtttcgaattaggtgcgtttccatcaagtggttggaaaACTACACTAGTTCTGCCTGGAGATGGCGCTGTAGGCATAAAATATATGCCGATTTTATTTTTGATAAGTTTGACCTATTCATCGGTCCACAcgtatctattattcacattaGCCATCTGTTCCcagttgatgtcggcagggttgctatggccggtcgttatgcagAAATCGAAAAAATGTTCGCTatgtcacagctgtttcgaaaaatgtgtttccatctcccattttgtgCATTTAATCTCTTTCGCATAAATccaaaaccacctcaagcgagtgGAAAAACTTTTTTGCGAATTCGAGGACTTTTATGCGAATTTGCATAAAAGTTTTGCGAATACTTCAACAATTGCATAAaagcagggggatggaaacgcagctactgACGAGGCATCTCGTTATCACCAGGACCATGAACTCGCCCTTTTACACACCTATGTTATGAAGCTACGTGGCAAAATAAATGATCAACACCACCATCTAGTGGATATCAAGCGTATCAGCACCATCGTCCATTATCGCTGAAGTCCGTTCCACACCGGACCTGTATTTATACACTTCCTGGTGACGCTCAGAGTGGGCGTGTCTTCACGGCTTGCTTTCATAGTAGTAAGCAGCGCTCGGCTGTCGCTCCTCTTACTCGTTACATGTTAAATGCAAGTCATCCTGACTGCTTCATTTTTTGAGCAGCTGTGTAGTTAGGGAGGGCGTGTCTGTTTTTATGTGGGTCATTCAAAAAAGCACTGCTTTTAGTTCATAGTGAGTTGAAGGCGACAGCCGGGTTGTAGTCCTTGACGCATCTGAACCCCCTCGCTAGCTAGCTACTTTTGAATAAAACCACATGGAGTCTCAAAACACTAATGTGACAGAAAACGCCAAGGCGATGCTCAAGAACGCGAAGACACTCAAGCTCCACACGGGGAACTTGGTGATTCGAAGTCGTCTGAAGAAGAAGTGTCCGTCTTCTCCAAGTGAAGAGGTATGACCTATCGATGACGTTCTAACACAACCAAACAGGTTGATCAGTGAACACCTTTAGCCGTCTGAGCTAGCCACTATCGTCCCTTCTTGCCCTCCATTATCTTCTTCTGCCATCATGTGACCTGGACAAATTAATGTTTACCATAACGTGATCTTATGTTTCAGCTTCAAGACTGCATTCGAGCGACGCTGATCGATTGGCTTTCCACAACACAACTACCTTCAGAAGGGGTGAGACTATTTGGCCAACATAAATAAAGCAAAGGTTTCCATGCTGAAAATCCTACTCAGTGAGATAGGACGCTGTAGGGTGTATCTGCTTgccaaaacaaaataatcttcGTGGCGCACCTCAAAGCATGCCCCGGGGCACCCTGAATAGGAACTGTCATATTGAATGTTCATGCAGAGTTGGCCACCAAAGGCACGACTCTGACCGGTCCGGCCTGgggtgggtgagagggaggggggagggaggcaggcggacagacagacagacagacagacaaacggcACCGGGCTCCAACTCAAAATAATCTGAATTCCATGATCGTTTTGTAGTAGATtccttctcctttctctttcccGACAGCCATTTTATTGAATGAAGTTCACtatggctgtgttttaatggaCCTGTGCGTCAGAGCTCCAGCCATTCCTGTGTCTGGCTGTTACTGTCTTTGTAGTGTTAGCCGGCCCTAAATGGTCCAACCTTATTATCGCCGCGGAGTCTGTTCCTCCACagtagaagaaggagaggaaaccGTAACACCCCTCACTAACGCATTAGTCATCCGACCCCAATACTGAAAGGGTGAGCTTTAATAATAAAGTGTATTatctagggctgtaacgatcaaggccggattaaccattagggcaactgggcacttgcccagggcccgtgacatcaaaggggcccttgacaacgttttttttttttttttttttcaaagtgcaaacatacatcttcagacaccacataacacgacaaaacccagatacgtgtgacagacatgtaacatataccaaaacatatagaattatacggggacaaggacagattacgagagggtgtgtgtgtgtgtgtgtgtgtgtgtgtgtgtgtgtgtgtgtgtgtgtgtgtgtgtgtgtgtgtgtgtgtgtgtgtgtgtgtgtgtgtgtgtgtgtgtgtgtggccagatgctttcctccggcatctccgacccccaacgcgatagaggtcacacccgaagcaccttatcccccctgatgaacccccccctccccagggcagcCGGCCCTAACGGCCATTAACAGTGGTAATGGAGGTGAGGCctattaagttaagttaaggcctacctagctgtttgctgtcaagacaattgaaacattcaataagtactcatcaagccaccaagttctgatgatagcgactttacgattgtttggcggcggcgagggggggggccttgagccttgttgcccagggcacagaaaattgttaatccggccctgcttataggtcggaatgaagcggccaccgattattgacaggatgggtactttattctaccggactcgttcgcttcttcactagacacacgcgctaccgctcgctctcctcgctcgtccactcactcgctgacgtcactcacacacgcatccgcacattgccattctggcgcacacacatatgctactcgtaacgcctcgttattgcgacgttcatgacattcaggtttttctccatctattgaaagttaagctattaaacatgttgcattctatacggcctgattatgtcattatttaagctacatagcctaataataagtgctaataaggatatttgactaaaccaaccaaacagttgaaaaaagcatcctcccacacgttatttctttattcatttagctatactttaattgtattctttctgttcaaatctgttcagtgttccaaattatttgttattaaatgttacattaagttaattggtatataagtgtttaaatgaaatgctttttaaatttcaaaaaatcgtgggatgtatcgaaccgtgggtcaacaatcgtgatacaaactgaatcgtgagtttgtgtatcgttacagccctagtattaTCCTATTAGTTTAGGAGAGACAGTCGACGTCCGACCTACTTTACTGATGATGCCACTGCCAGTGTTTGTATAACTGGCATCGCAGCCCATGACGTCATCTGGCTTTTTGGTTTAAGTGGGCCTGATTGAGAGTGGATTGGACTCATAATGTGTGCATCGCACAGGGTGTTTCGGACACCGTGGACTGCTCCATCCCTGAGGCCACAGAGGCCATCAAAccggaggaaagagaggagctGAAGGTTTCTGGTCAGTATTCGTCCGTCAGGTCATCCAGGACTTTTAAAATGTCTCTAAAGTGGTGTCGCCTCTCCTGAATGTTTTTTTATCTGTACCGCATTCCAGTGAAACTGTTCCTGTGTGAGACCGATCAGTCGTCCATCCCAGAGGCCGTGGAGATGGGTCGGTGACGTCTTATCTTTCTTTGCATGACTGGTCCTATTTACCTCAACTTGAGTGATTTAGCAGTAACCTTAATACAAATGTGTGAATTCAGATAGTTGTCAtaatggagcaggtaggggtttagCATCTTGCCCAAGGAGGCCTTCAGGTAAGACTGTGGACAATGGGAATCTTAACACCCTGACCGATAGGATTGTTATTGTATTGTCATTGAATATCCGATGCCAATATTGCGTGGCTACTTTTGGCATAAAGATCCTCTTCTCCTCAGCCTGTCAGACGCTTGCTGTGTCTCAGCTGGACTCTGTGATCATCGCCCCCCGGGGGCTCCCCGAAGGCGAGGTGCAGACGTTGGCCCACCTGCAGCCCGCCTGGGAGGTGTTGGAGGCGTTGGTGGGGTCCAAGAAGATCGCGGCCATCGGCACCTCGGATCTGGACAAGGATCTGCTGGAGCAGCTCTACAAGTGGTCTCAGGTCAGGGGAATGCGCGGTTGTTGACGGTGGGCACCTGGTGTTGAGAGCCGGATTACAGGGCCGGGGATTCTTGTCAAGGAGGGTTTATGCGACAGCAAGGCAGAATAGAACAACACTACTATTTTCACATGGTTTTTCTGTGTGGGCCAGATTTATAGAAAAAGTATGCGGGAGGTTGTCTGCTGAGCTCCTGTGCTCCCcttacccccctctccctccccaggtgAAGCCCAGCAGTAACCAGGTGAACCTGGCCTCCTGCTGTGTGATGCCCCCTGACCTCACAGCCTTCGCTAAGGACTTTGACATTcagctgctcacacacagcgACCCAAAAGGTGAACAACTGGTTTGGCAACTTTTTCAAATCTCAAATTAAAAAGGGGAAGAGAAAAGGCAAGAACCAGGGTATGCTCTGACAACTCATTCCTGCTGTGTGGACCATGGTTGTGCTTGCATGTACCTATGCAAAATGGGCAGAAGAAGTTGTCATGAATACCGTGTCGCGTCTCCTCTTCTTTGCATCCGCAGAGCTGATGTCGTCGTCCGCGTTCCAGGAGGCCGTGCAGGAAAGCACCAAGGAGCTGGCTGTGGCCGACTGGAGGCTGGAGTGGGTACTGCGCTACTCCATCATAGTGAAGAGCAGGGGCATCATAAAGGCTAAGGGCTACCTGGTCAACGGCAGGAAGGCTAGTCCCTAGCAGGgcccaggagaggaggagacactgCGATGAAACTACTGCGCCTCCACTTCGTACACACACAATCGAAATCAATGtcattttttataatttgcattCATTCTACATAGTTGTGACTAGATTATTTAGTATCATTTTGGgggggttctttttttttttaaagaatagtATTTTACTTAAATGGGCAATTCACATTTCCAAGTTCTCAGTCGTATTTGAAAATCCTTCATTGGTAaatataaacgtgtgtgtgtgtgtgtgtgtgtgtgtgtgtgtgtgtgtgtgtgtgtgtgtgtgtgtgtgtgtgtgtgtgtgtgtgtgtgtgtgaactacCCTGGTTTATTGATGCTGCTCATTGTGACCAATGCATTTATACTTTTCTCTTACCACTCGCCAACAAAGTGTAGGCTTCATTTTAATATGATATAATCATGAAGGTGGCTGATCGCAATTTGGTTTCTGAAACTTGTCCCGACATGAAGTGCCTCTTTTTCTTCTGTATAATATTTTCTAATGATTACTACCTGCCTCGTTATAGCTGGAGTTGTGCATCTATATCTAATACTGTTGGTGGGAATGAAAATATTGTACTGTGTTCCCTCAAAAGACGATGGCCTGATTTGACAGCGGGAATCAACCTAtcgaaaatgaaagaatatacAGAGAAATGTGGGCAAAAAGAATATTGGTGTATGTTTTCAAAACAAATACTTTAAACAACGTTCGAAGCCTGTGTTCCACTGAAAACCATGTACTGTATCAAAAGACTAGTGGAAAATGATTCAAGCAGTCAATGTTTGAAAGCCGTGCAAGACCTTTGCATGTTGGCTTTCACCACTGGAAATCATTTTTATGGAAACTATTACATTAACACAATCTGCAGaatggttttatttattaaatcttaaattaaacatttatatCAAACTTAATCGGGGAATGTAAACATTCATAATAAATAGTTTGTGCAAAGCACTACTTTGGTTTATGGATTGATTAAAAGAGGTGAGCCAACAATGCAAAACAAATGCTGTAAAAACTTGGGTTGCTTATTGACCAAATAAAATCAGAAGTTTGAGATTATTGGACTTTGGTTTTTGCTTGTCTGTGGTGTGAAGTTCAAAGGCTATGTCTTTATTTCGATTGCATGTGGAAAGTCGTTTAACCTAAAATAGATCCAAAAACTAAATAACTGATGTACTACTTGGAGTCAAGCATTTAACACCATATATTAAATTCCTAAATTAATAACATAAGAAACATTAACGCTAGGAAGCGAAACAAGTGCTGGCAAATATAAAGAATTGAACCATTCTGCACACAGTAGACACACCACATGTGGCCGGAAGTCGGAGCAATATCGTCATAGCAAGATGGTGGCCACCAGGAGAGGAGTACTCGTGT
It includes:
- the gclm gene encoding glutamate--cysteine ligase regulatory subunit, with translation MESQNTNVTENAKAMLKNAKTLKLHTGNLVIRSRLKKKCPSSPSEELQDCIRATLIDWLSTTQLPSEGGVSDTVDCSIPEATEAIKPEEREELKVSVKLFLCETDQSSIPEAVEMACQTLAVSQLDSVIIAPRGLPEGEVQTLAHLQPAWEVLEALVGSKKIAAIGTSDLDKDLLEQLYKWSQVKPSSNQVNLASCCVMPPDLTAFAKDFDIQLLTHSDPKELMSSSAFQEAVQESTKELAVADWRLEWVLRYSIIVKSRGIIKAKGYLVNGRKASP